The following are encoded in a window of Methanococcus voltae genomic DNA:
- a CDS encoding protein translocase subunit SecF has translation MYKNYKVLTVIPVILALLSVVFVSVNGLNQSIDVSGGTEITVIVPNNFDYSSLEKQYPNVDFKISKSSSAEYLDIKAGTGVDINQLRTSLATALNTDDLSNLQYTEKQIGSTLSSKFWEQGALAVGFAFLFMAIVVYVIFRTPVPSFAVILAAASDIAIAIGGMSIFGIPISTSTIAALLMLIGYSVDTDIMLTTRVLKRKSDTLEGRINQSMKTGMTMSITTIVAMAVLYFVVSYIVPAAEMLKDISVVLLIGLIADLMLTWITNVGILRYYVTELKKSK, from the coding sequence ATGTACAAGAATTATAAAGTGTTAACAGTTATTCCGGTAATTTTAGCACTCTTATCAGTGGTTTTCGTTTCCGTAAATGGTCTAAATCAGAGCATTGACGTTAGCGGAGGTACTGAAATAACTGTAATAGTACCTAATAACTTTGACTATAGTTCATTAGAAAAACAATATCCGAACGTGGATTTTAAAATATCAAAGTCTTCCTCTGCAGAATATTTGGATATAAAAGCGGGAACAGGCGTTGATATTAATCAATTAAGAACTTCACTGGCAACAGCTTTAAATACGGACGATTTATCAAACTTACAATATACCGAAAAGCAAATTGGTTCTACATTAAGTAGTAAATTCTGGGAACAAGGTGCATTAGCAGTTGGATTTGCGTTCTTATTTATGGCAATCGTAGTTTATGTAATCTTTAGAACACCAGTACCAAGTTTTGCGGTTATTTTGGCAGCAGCATCAGATATCGCAATTGCAATCGGTGGAATGAGCATATTCGGAATACCTATTTCAACATCTACAATAGCAGCATTATTAATGTTAATCGGTTATAGTGTCGATACGGACATTATGTTAACTACAAGAGTTTTAAAGAGAAAATCGGACACTCTTGAAGGTAGAATTAATCAATCAATGAAAACAGGAATGACAATGTCTATTACTACAATTGTGGCAATGGCCGTATTATACTTCGTAGTTTCATACATAGTTCCGGCAGCTGAAATGTTAAAGGACATTTCTGTAGTTTTATTAATTGGTTTAATAGCGGATTTAATGTTAACGTGGATAACAAACGTGGGAATATTGAGATATTACGTTACAGAACTTAAAAAATCTAAATAA
- a CDS encoding TldD/PmbA family protein, whose protein sequence is MEKLDNMNFCKNFNDIDNTIDKILNIAEKEGYEADIYISKDDDFSAELEGKHLDNVETSDSFGMGVRVIKDGKVGLAYSTVQSPEIIYKAMANLVKDKYTEIPSPQKYKTPKGIFFKELREINQSKILEDVFYMAEELEKNNITAVGGGVSTSYGYSRLINTNGIDVEEEGTYYSASISGIKDGETAYEYLTKNNMFNVDIISDYVINILKNTQSIKESFEGNIVLSPRALYSLLAYTLIPAFNAESVQRNRSMLAGKIGEKIFGENISIYDDSTLDNALYSSKTDDEGIPSQRTVLVEDGILKNYLYDIKRANIENESKKDEKERVKTTGNASRGYSSLPSISSSNIIINPVEKIEELDKYLYVNSLIGTHTSNPITGDFSVEISNSYIVNKGDKTPVKKGMLSGNIFEILKEAVPLDNVEQRGKLIAPALKFNGKTIIE, encoded by the coding sequence ATGGAAAAACTTGATAATATGAATTTTTGTAAAAATTTCAATGACATTGATAATACAATCGATAAGATATTAAATATTGCTGAAAAAGAAGGATATGAAGCTGATATCTATATATCTAAAGATGATGACTTTAGTGCCGAATTAGAAGGCAAACACTTGGATAATGTAGAAACCTCCGATAGTTTTGGTATGGGGGTGCGTGTAATTAAAGATGGTAAAGTAGGTCTTGCATACAGCACCGTCCAAAGTCCCGAAATTATATATAAAGCTATGGCTAACCTTGTAAAAGATAAATACACGGAAATACCATCACCTCAAAAATATAAAACCCCAAAAGGTATTTTCTTTAAGGAATTAAGAGAAATTAACCAGTCTAAAATTCTTGAAGATGTATTTTATATGGCTGAAGAATTGGAAAAAAATAACATTACTGCAGTAGGCGGGGGAGTTTCTACAAGTTATGGATATAGTAGACTTATAAATACGAACGGTATTGATGTAGAAGAAGAAGGAACTTATTATTCTGCATCTATTTCGGGAATAAAAGATGGAGAAACTGCTTACGAATATCTTACCAAAAACAATATGTTTAATGTAGATATTATTTCTGATTATGTGATTAATATCCTCAAAAACACCCAATCAATTAAAGAAAGCTTTGAAGGTAATATCGTTCTTAGTCCTCGTGCTTTATACTCGTTATTAGCGTATACGTTGATACCCGCATTTAACGCTGAAAGTGTACAAAGAAACAGGTCAATGTTAGCGGGAAAAATCGGAGAAAAGATATTTGGGGAAAATATATCTATTTATGATGATAGTACGCTTGATAATGCACTTTACTCTTCAAAAACTGATGATGAAGGTATTCCAAGTCAAAGAACGGTTTTAGTAGAAGATGGAATTTTAAAAAACTATTTATATGATATTAAAAGAGCAAATATTGAAAATGAATCTAAAAAAGATGAAAAAGAGCGTGTAAAAACTACAGGCAATGCTTCAAGAGGTTATTCAAGCCTACCAAGTATTTCAAGCTCCAATATCATAATTAATCCGGTTGAAAAGATTGAAGAATTAGATAAATACCTATATGTAAATTCATTAATCGGTACACATACCTCAAACCCAATTACTGGCGACTTTTCCGTAGAAATTAGCAATAGCTATATTGTAAATAAAGGGGACAAAACACCAGTTAAAAAGGGTATGCTCTCAGGAAATATATTTGAAATATTAAAAGAGGCCGTTCCATTAGATAATGTGGAACAGAGGGGTAAATTAATAGCTCCAGCTCTTAAATTTAATGGAAAAACAATTATAGAATAA
- a CDS encoding LL-diaminopimelate aminotransferase gives MESYIQNLFADRIGGNNFGKEDVIYKFEKIKRAKNEAKKKYPNIELIDMGVGEPDEMADAKVVETLYEEAKKPENRGYSDNGTQALKDEIPIYMEKVFGVKGINPETEVIHSIGSKPALAYITSVFINPGDITLMTTPGYPVTATHTKWYGGEVYNLELKEENGFLPDLKSIPDDIKQKAKILYLNYPNNPTGAQATVEFYKEAIEFAKENNILIVQDAAYAALTYGEKPLSFLSVEGAKDVGVEIHSFSKAYNMTGWRLAFVVGNELIVRGFAAVKDNYDSGQFIPIQKAGIYCLRHPEITEATRAKYERRLQKMVNMLKELGFNAQMPGGTFYLYVKAPIGTKDGAKFANAEEFSQYLIKEKLISTVPWDDVGNYIRMAACFSAFEDGKLSEKKEDEILNEVKRRLSDVEFVF, from the coding sequence ATGGAAAGTTATATTCAAAATCTTTTTGCAGACAGAATCGGTGGCAATAACTTTGGAAAAGAAGATGTAATTTACAAATTCGAAAAAATCAAAAGAGCAAAGAATGAAGCTAAAAAGAAATACCCAAACATTGAATTAATCGATATGGGCGTAGGGGAGCCAGACGAAATGGCAGATGCAAAAGTAGTCGAAACTCTTTATGAAGAGGCAAAAAAACCTGAAAACAGGGGATACTCTGATAACGGTACGCAAGCTTTAAAAGATGAAATACCAATATATATGGAAAAGGTATTCGGTGTAAAAGGTATAAACCCAGAAACTGAAGTAATCCATTCAATAGGTTCAAAACCAGCTTTGGCTTATATTACATCGGTATTTATTAATCCAGGGGATATTACATTAATGACTACTCCGGGCTACCCTGTGACAGCAACACACACAAAATGGTATGGCGGAGAAGTTTACAACTTAGAGTTAAAAGAAGAAAACGGATTTTTACCTGATTTAAAAAGTATACCTGATGATATAAAGCAAAAAGCTAAGATTTTATACTTAAACTATCCAAATAACCCAACAGGTGCACAAGCAACAGTTGAATTTTACAAAGAAGCAATTGAATTTGCAAAAGAAAATAACATTTTAATTGTACAAGATGCAGCATATGCAGCATTAACATACGGCGAGAAACCTCTTTCATTTTTATCAGTTGAAGGGGCTAAAGACGTTGGTGTAGAAATACACAGTTTTTCAAAAGCTTACAATATGACAGGATGGAGATTAGCTTTCGTAGTAGGTAATGAGTTAATTGTAAGGGGTTTTGCAGCTGTTAAGGATAATTACGATAGCGGTCAATTTATACCTATTCAAAAAGCAGGTATTTACTGTTTAAGACATCCTGAAATTACGGAAGCTACAAGAGCTAAATATGAAAGAAGACTCCAAAAAATGGTAAATATGTTAAAAGAATTAGGTTTCAATGCACAAATGCCTGGTGGAACTTTCTATTTATACGTAAAAGCACCAATTGGAACAAAGGACGGTGCTAAATTTGCAAATGCGGAAGAATTTTCACAATATCTCATTAAAGAAAAATTAATCTCAACAGTACCCTGGGATGACGTAGGAAACTACATAAGAATGGCAGCTTGTTTCAGTGCTTTTGAAGATGGCAAACTTTCGGAAAAGAAAGAAGATGAAATCTTAAATGAAGTAAAAAGAAGATTATCTGACGTTGAATTTGTATTCTAA
- the pheA gene encoding prephenate dehydratase: MIYCLGPVGSYSEKAAKLFAEHLKNSEEIVYCNSINEIFEKLEKIDNSIDCNSESMVYGVVPSENSIEGSVTLTQDLLMETNVKILAEIDISIEHALISVSNDKKTIKRVLSHPQALAQCRNYINSNHWATQTMESTALSAKTVAERKNNEIAAICSDANAELYDLNILDKNIQDYKNNQTRFLLISKKQNKEYIKDINFGIDDLNKVKSTVILELKENRAGSLYDVLGEFKKLNIDLSRIESRPSKTKLGTYVFYMDFEYYENMDELFNKLEKWVSKLIYLGTYFVL, encoded by the coding sequence ATGATTTATTGTCTTGGACCTGTGGGTAGTTATAGCGAAAAAGCAGCTAAATTATTTGCAGAACATCTAAAAAATTCTGAAGAGATAGTTTATTGTAATTCAATAAATGAAATATTTGAAAAACTTGAAAAAATCGACAATTCAATTGATTGCAATTCCGAATCAATGGTTTATGGCGTAGTACCTTCTGAGAATTCCATAGAGGGCTCTGTGACATTAACCCAGGATTTGTTAATGGAAACAAACGTTAAAATACTCGCAGAAATAGACATAAGCATAGAACACGCTTTAATTTCGGTATCAAATGACAAAAAAACCATAAAAAGAGTTTTATCCCATCCTCAAGCACTTGCACAATGTAGAAATTATATTAATTCTAATCACTGGGCGACTCAAACAATGGAAAGTACTGCACTTTCAGCAAAAACGGTTGCAGAAAGAAAGAACAACGAAATTGCGGCAATTTGTTCAGATGCTAATGCAGAATTGTATGACTTAAATATACTCGATAAAAATATACAGGATTATAAAAATAATCAAACAAGGTTTTTATTAATTTCAAAAAAGCAAAATAAAGAGTATATAAAAGATATTAACTTTGGAATAGATGATTTAAATAAAGTAAAATCCACAGTAATATTGGAATTAAAGGAAAATAGGGCAGGAAGTTTATATGATGTATTGGGGGAATTTAAAAAGCTCAATATTGATTTATCAAGGATTGAATCCAGACCTTCTAAAACAAAATTAGGAACTTATGTATTTTATATGGATTTTGAATATTATGAAAATATGGATGAATTATTTAATAAATTGGAAAAATGGGTTTCTAAATTAATATATTTAGGTACTTATTTTGTTTTATAA
- a CDS encoding class I SAM-dependent methyltransferase, with product MTIKDQTKKLSKKETNFRVKDFYDNWKVENYPNYVKNIMKHEEDLIFNIFDENKKNGTLKLKEPVVDCGCGYGSFYNLTKDLDTIYIDFSQNLLDIFKNNTKISSDKLLCANIENLPLKDNFASTILCINVLEHVNITKAMNELTRVLKDDGTIVLIVVNKDSFFNEDVFTDWKIEHNLLNLETFNNYITKYNENNNNTNNTNNTNKNNNNTNKNTNKNNNNNSSNLKIEHFETFYFVHPIFKILPNFLLDKILKLSLKYNKKISKSKLKSKGQFLMVQIKKYKKIKN from the coding sequence ATGACTATTAAAGACCAAACTAAGAAGTTATCTAAAAAAGAAACTAATTTTAGAGTAAAAGATTTTTATGATAATTGGAAAGTTGAAAATTATCCAAATTATGTAAAAAATATAATGAAACACGAAGAAGACCTTATTTTTAATATTTTTGATGAAAATAAGAAAAATGGTACTTTAAAGTTAAAAGAGCCAGTTGTTGATTGTGGATGTGGATATGGCTCTTTTTATAATCTTACAAAAGATTTAGATACAATTTACATAGATTTTTCGCAAAATTTACTCGATATTTTTAAAAATAATACAAAAATTAGCTCTGATAAATTATTATGTGCAAATATAGAAAATTTGCCTTTAAAAGATAATTTTGCAAGCACCATTTTATGTATAAATGTTTTAGAGCATGTAAATATAACAAAAGCAATGAATGAATTAACAAGAGTATTAAAAGACGATGGTACCATAGTTTTAATTGTAGTAAATAAAGATTCCTTTTTTAATGAGGATGTTTTCACTGATTGGAAAATCGAGCATAATCTTTTAAATTTGGAAACTTTTAATAATTATATAACGAAATATAATGAAAACAATAATAATACTAATAATACTAATAATACTAATAAAAATAATAATAATACTAATAAAAATACTAATAAAAATAATAATAATAATTCGTCAAATTTAAAAATTGAACATTTTGAGACGTTTTATTTTGTTCATCCCATTTTTAAGATTTTACCAAATTTTTTATTGGATAAAATACTTAAATTATCATTAAAGTATAATAAGAAAATATCAAAGTCAAAATTAAAATCAAAAGGTCAATTCTTAATGGTTCAAATTAAAAAATATAAAAAAATTAAAAATTAA
- a CDS encoding methanogenesis marker 2 protein, with protein MDLKSVVNLVKTFDGVTRKKEIKNVVNNFKFNAEECDYDFEIISDFGDDAAIIGYDDENAILLAADGIWGKLLEKNPYWAGYCSVLVNANDIAAMGGKSIGMTNIIGIKNLEMGKDLLKGLKDGVKKFGIPVVGGHTHPDAQCNVLDVSITGTVRKDSVLRSDSAKAGDKIVFAYDIDGKAHDDFSLNWDTTSMKSKRLVRSQLKSLVDIGENKLANACKDISNPGALGTLGMLLEVSRKGAVVNVDKIPKSDDIPMSQWLNIYPGSAFVFTTSENNVNALKKTLEDVNITAEVCGEVKADKKYYITNDKNDKELLYDFEKEYICGC; from the coding sequence ATGGATTTAAAGAGCGTAGTTAATTTAGTAAAAACTTTTGACGGGGTGACTCGTAAAAAGGAAATAAAAAATGTAGTGAATAATTTTAAATTCAACGCAGAAGAATGTGATTATGATTTTGAAATTATATCAGACTTTGGTGATGACGCAGCAATTATCGGTTATGATGACGAAAATGCAATCCTTTTGGCCGCAGATGGAATATGGGGTAAATTATTGGAAAAAAATCCCTACTGGGCAGGTTATTGTTCTGTATTGGTGAATGCAAACGATATCGCAGCAATGGGTGGTAAATCAATCGGGATGACAAATATAATTGGTATAAAAAACTTAGAAATGGGAAAAGATTTATTAAAAGGTTTAAAGGACGGCGTTAAAAAATTTGGAATTCCCGTAGTTGGGGGACATACACACCCTGACGCACAATGCAACGTTTTAGACGTTTCAATAACGGGTACAGTTAGGAAAGATTCCGTTTTAAGAAGTGATTCAGCTAAAGCAGGCGATAAAATAGTTTTTGCCTACGATATTGATGGGAAAGCACACGATGATTTTTCTTTAAACTGGGATACAACTTCAATGAAATCTAAAAGGCTTGTAAGGTCTCAATTAAAATCTTTAGTCGACATAGGGGAGAATAAGCTTGCAAACGCTTGTAAAGATATTAGTAATCCTGGAGCTTTGGGAACTCTTGGAATGCTATTAGAAGTTTCGAGAAAAGGTGCAGTGGTTAATGTAGATAAAATACCAAAAAGTGATGATATTCCAATGTCGCAATGGTTAAATATATATCCAGGAAGTGCTTTTGTATTTACTACAAGCGAAAATAATGTAAATGCACTAAAAAAGACGTTAGAAGATGTAAATATCACAGCAGAAGTTTGTGGTGAGGTTAAAGCAGATAAAAAGTATTATATCACAAATGATAAGAATGATAAAGAATTATTGTATGACTTTGAGAAAGAATATATTTGTGGATGTTAA
- a CDS encoding phosphoglycerate kinase, which produces MYYTIDDFDLKDKTVVLRVDINSPIDPSTKEITDITRIEACKDTICDLVKKGSKIVIIAHQSRPGKNDYISLEQHSKKLAEVLDYPVKFIDSIICSAVVNQIENLKSGEILMLENFRFLAEEVMSDWKKWENITPEKQANTVAISKLAPLFDYFINDAFAAAHRAQPSLVGFAYYMPMLAGRILEKELHSLTKALNDPEKPCVYAVGGAKADDSIEVIDNVLKKDIADKVLTSGIVANIFLSAKGYDIGANVDTIEKMGYKDQIDIAKGLLIKYGSKILTPVDVALNINNERVERDLNEEDSFNYPIFDMGRKTMNIYEKELKSAKVIVANGPAGVFEDPNFMAGTKSLIESIADSEAFSIIGGGHLSAATEKIGLSKKINHISTGGGACIEYLSGKKLPVIELLRDSYKKYNNK; this is translated from the coding sequence ATGTATTATACAATAGATGATTTTGATTTAAAGGATAAAACTGTAGTTTTGAGGGTAGATATTAATAGTCCCATCGACCCATCAACGAAGGAAATAACTGACATCACAAGGATAGAAGCTTGCAAGGACACAATATGTGATTTAGTTAAAAAAGGCTCGAAGATAGTTATTATCGCACACCAAAGTAGACCTGGCAAAAATGACTACATATCGCTTGAGCAACACTCGAAAAAATTAGCTGAAGTTTTGGATTACCCTGTAAAGTTCATAGACTCGATAATCTGTAGTGCAGTAGTAAACCAAATTGAAAATTTAAAGAGTGGCGAGATTTTAATGCTTGAAAATTTCAGATTTTTAGCAGAAGAAGTTATGTCAGACTGGAAAAAATGGGAAAACATCACTCCTGAAAAACAAGCCAATACCGTTGCAATCTCAAAATTGGCACCTCTTTTTGATTACTTTATAAATGATGCTTTTGCAGCAGCTCACAGGGCTCAACCTTCATTAGTAGGCTTTGCATACTATATGCCAATGTTGGCAGGTAGAATTTTGGAAAAAGAATTGCATAGCTTAACTAAAGCATTAAATGACCCGGAAAAACCTTGTGTTTATGCAGTAGGTGGAGCTAAAGCTGATGACAGTATCGAAGTTATTGACAACGTTCTTAAAAAAGATATCGCAGATAAGGTTTTAACAAGTGGTATCGTAGCAAACATTTTTTTATCAGCTAAGGGTTATGATATAGGCGCTAATGTAGATACAATTGAAAAAATGGGTTATAAAGACCAGATAGACATTGCAAAAGGCTTATTAATTAAATATGGAAGTAAGATATTAACACCTGTAGATGTGGCTTTAAATATCAATAATGAACGGGTAGAACGAGATTTAAATGAGGAAGACTCTTTTAATTATCCAATATTTGATATGGGCAGAAAAACAATGAATATATACGAAAAAGAGTTAAAAAGTGCAAAAGTTATTGTAGCAAATGGTCCTGCGGGAGTATTTGAAGACCCTAACTTTATGGCAGGTACTAAATCATTAATTGAAAGCATAGCTGATTCAGAAGCCTTTTCAATAATTGGTGGGGGACACTTATCAGCGGCAACTGAAAAAATAGGTCTTTCAAAGAAAATTAACCATATTAGTACGGGTGGAGGGGCTTGTATTGAGTATCTTTCGGGTAAAAAATTGCCCGTTATTGAACTTTTAAGGGACTCCTATAAAAAATATAATAACAAATAA
- a CDS encoding adenylate kinase family protein, with translation MTGTPGVGKSTVSKVFCDIQNYKLYDITKIVKEKELYYEKDESMDSYVVNFNKLKEFFEKEIYSNENKENKKNKKNNLKNELDNNIVIEGHVSQHLDIDYDYIIVLRCEPKIIEERLKKRGYSENKIKENVEAEIMDVCLIESLERYKNDEENSKVHEIDCTNKKPDEIVKEINDALTTDELEYGKVSWLEKYFDYLTI, from the coding sequence ATAACTGGTACTCCAGGAGTTGGAAAATCAACTGTTTCAAAAGTATTTTGCGACATACAAAATTATAAATTATATGATATAACTAAAATTGTCAAAGAAAAAGAGTTGTATTATGAAAAAGATGAATCAATGGATTCCTACGTTGTTAATTTCAATAAATTAAAAGAATTTTTTGAAAAAGAAATATATTCTAATGAAAATAAAGAAAATAAGAAAAATAAGAAAAATAATTTAAAAAATGAGTTAGATAATAATATTGTTATTGAAGGGCACGTTAGTCAGCATCTTGATATTGATTATGATTATATAATTGTTTTAAGATGCGAACCAAAAATTATTGAGGAAAGGCTCAAAAAAAGAGGCTATTCTGAAAATAAAATTAAGGAGAATGTTGAAGCTGAAATAATGGATGTTTGTCTAATTGAATCATTAGAAAGATATAAAAACGACGAAGAAAATTCAAAAGTTCATGAAATAGACTGTACAAACAAAAAACCCGATGAAATAGTTAAAGAAATAAATGATGCACTAACTACTGATGAATTAGAATATGGAAAAGTTAGCTGGCTTGAAAAATATTTTGACTATTTGACTATTTAA
- a CDS encoding tripartite tricarboxylate transporter permease yields the protein MHNLIFALLSIFAGVICGICTGLCIGIHPNLFLPTVAFLTYEYTLNDNLLIYFLISWVISHYFINYIPTAYFGVPDSETAVSVNILQKYVKQGNAHNGIFASGLGGLLSVLLSTIIILSLFGVSVVINVISNNTIDVYSVISVIYGGLKNYMAYILSILLILAILSEKNRLWTIILSIISGLFGIYTLSINPSFDITLTLVFTGMFGIPILIHNVLFGNFQNKDISKNLNDIYTPKMTFEKESLFNYFYYSLMGTIGGFFRIIIPAFGGSQINYFLGVFVRKIQNIQFFQYLQNLLKINNNSTNNNNNNTNNNNNNNNNNLKSLKNLENFLISQGAIVISNEMLSIWALMVIGVGRSGSAQLISNLNVDLELFKLLGVSLISAVLSFVLLLKISKIFSNLLLKTQKNESEKQNGNKISYKKISKYLLFGIVSIITILTFLSQNMLYNIIIFAISIILGLLCLYKNVNTSILMSYLIYPTILFYLLNF from the coding sequence TTGCATAATTTAATATTTGCTTTATTAAGTATATTTGCAGGTGTAATTTGCGGTATATGCACTGGTTTATGTATTGGAATCCATCCTAATCTTTTTTTACCAACAGTAGCTTTTTTAACTTACGAATATACTTTAAATGATAATTTATTAATTTATTTTTTAATCAGCTGGGTTATATCTCATTATTTTATAAATTACATTCCAACTGCTTATTTTGGAGTTCCCGACTCAGAAACCGCTGTTTCGGTAAATATTCTCCAAAAATATGTTAAACAAGGTAATGCGCATAATGGTATTTTTGCATCGGGTTTGGGCGGTTTATTAAGTGTTTTATTGTCTACAATAATCATATTATCATTGTTTGGGGTATCGGTAGTAATAAATGTTATATCCAATAATACCATAGATGTTTATTCGGTTATTTCAGTAATTTATGGCGGATTAAAAAACTATATGGCTTACATATTATCCATTTTGTTAATTTTGGCGATTTTATCTGAAAAAAATAGGTTATGGACGATAATACTTTCAATAATCTCCGGATTATTTGGTATATATACCTTATCGATTAACCCATCTTTTGATATTACATTAACTTTAGTTTTTACAGGTATGTTCGGTATACCAATTTTAATACACAATGTTTTATTTGGTAATTTTCAGAATAAGGATATTTCTAAAAATTTGAACGATATATATACTCCAAAAATGACTTTTGAAAAAGAATCCTTGTTTAATTATTTTTATTATTCATTAATGGGTACTATCGGCGGTTTTTTTAGAATAATCATTCCAGCTTTTGGAGGTTCTCAAATAAACTACTTTTTAGGCGTATTTGTGAGAAAAATACAAAATATACAATTTTTCCAATACTTACAAAATTTACTAAAAATTAATAATAATAGCACTAATAATAATAATAATAATACTAATAATAATAATAATAATAATAATAATAATTTGAAGAGTTTGAAGAATTTGGAAAATTTTTTAATTTCACAAGGGGCTATCGTAATATCTAATGAAATGCTATCAATATGGGCTTTAATGGTTATAGGGGTTGGTAGAAGTGGTTCAGCACAATTAATAAGTAATTTAAACGTTGATTTAGAATTGTTTAAATTATTGGGAGTTTCATTAATTTCAGCGGTTTTAAGTTTTGTTTTACTTTTAAAAATCTCGAAAATTTTTTCAAATTTACTTCTAAAAACTCAGAAAAATGAATCGGAAAAGCAAAATGGCAATAAAATAAGTTATAAAAAAATATCAAAATATTTATTGTTTGGAATAGTATCAATTATCACAATATTAACGTTTTTAAGTCAAAATATGCTTTATAACATAATTATATTTGCCATATCCATAATTTTGGGATTACTATGTTTGTATAAAAACGTAAATACGTCTATACTAATGTCTTATTTAATATATCCAACAATTTTATTTTATTTGTTGAATTTTTAA
- a CDS encoding cytochrome c has translation MKITPGKVGLFAGFSAIILETIFKVTPPPAYGLCIACHTRDLTNWIVNNAFGTSLGMAPVSKIIPVLTVVGIFIGALVAAKANGDFKLRTTHNMVVGFILGLLVINFALLMGGCPVRMALRTAYGDMISLIGLVFIAIGVYVGTEFYLKRA, from the coding sequence ATGAAAATTACACCGGGAAAAGTTGGATTATTTGCAGGATTTTCAGCAATAATATTGGAAACTATTTTTAAAGTTACACCACCACCAGCATACGGTTTATGTATTGCTTGCCATACGAGAGATTTAACCAATTGGATTGTTAACAACGCATTTGGAACTTCATTAGGTATGGCACCTGTTTCAAAAATAATTCCTGTATTAACAGTTGTTGGTATATTTATAGGAGCTTTAGTTGCTGCAAAAGCAAACGGAGATTTCAAATTAAGAACTACGCACAATATGGTAGTTGGATTTATATTAGGTCTTTTAGTTATCAACTTTGCATTATTAATGGGCGGTTGCCCTGTTAGAATGGCTTTAAGAACTGCTTACGGCGATATGATATCATTAATTGGTTTAGTATTCATAGCAATTGGTGTATACGTAGGTACAGAATTCTATTTAAAAAGAGCTTAA
- a CDS encoding YeeE/YedE thiosulfate transporter family protein produces the protein MNWLPAIGTLIFGLILGYLGQRSALCFCGGIRDMILIKDSWLFKGLIGFIGGALITAILFSLLGQLPTFPWIVTKGFTAIPGDAAGSLGLMPHIIVTVIGGLGVGILSIIQGGCPFRNFVMAGEGNKTAIAYVFGMAVGAVIFHQWVTPLVQSILS, from the coding sequence ATAAACTGGCTTCCAGCAATTGGAACTTTAATATTTGGTCTCATTCTTGGATACCTTGGACAAAGGTCTGCACTCTGCTTCTGCGGTGGTATTCGAGATATGATATTAATAAAAGATAGTTGGTTATTCAAGGGTTTAATCGGATTTATTGGAGGCGCCCTTATAACTGCAATATTATTCAGCTTATTAGGTCAATTGCCTACATTCCCATGGATAGTTACAAAAGGATTTACTGCAATACCTGGAGATGCTGCAGGAAGTTTAGGATTAATGCCCCACATCATCGTTACAGTTATTGGCGGTCTTGGTGTTGGTATATTATCCATTATTCAAGGCGGTTGTCCATTCAGAAACTTTGTTATGGCAGGAGAAGGTAATAAAACAGCTATTGCATATGTATTCGGTATGGCAGTAGGTGCTGTAATATTCCACCAATGGGTTACTCCATTAGTACAATCAATATTATCATAA